In Gammaproteobacteria bacterium, one genomic interval encodes:
- a CDS encoding ATP-binding cassette domain-containing protein — MIRLQEVTMRYRGGAEALSEVSLSVEPGEFTYLTGPSGAGKTTLIKLLAAIERPTRGQVFVLGRNVGRLKRRAVCSHRRRIGTVYQNNLLLEDRSAFDNVALPLHISGLGQREVRRRTEAALDSVGLLKSARRFPRLLSQGEQQRLGIARAVVNRPELLVADEPTGNLDPELSREVMKLFRRLVGYGVTALVATHDVGLIESLPARRISLLKGRVDSDTTPS, encoded by the coding sequence ATGATTCGCCTTCAGGAAGTAACCATGCGCTACCGCGGCGGCGCGGAAGCATTGTCGGAGGTCAGCCTCTCCGTCGAGCCGGGCGAATTCACCTATCTGACAGGGCCTTCGGGCGCCGGCAAGACCACGCTGATCAAGCTGCTGGCGGCGATAGAGCGGCCCACCAGAGGCCAGGTGTTCGTGCTGGGCCGCAATGTCGGACGGCTGAAACGGCGGGCCGTCTGCAGTCACCGGCGTCGAATCGGCACCGTTTACCAGAACAACCTTCTGCTGGAGGATCGAAGCGCCTTCGACAATGTCGCACTGCCGCTGCATATTTCCGGCCTGGGTCAACGCGAGGTGCGTCGCCGGACCGAAGCGGCGCTCGATTCGGTGGGGCTTCTGAAAAGCGCCCGCCGGTTCCCCAGGCTGCTGTCGCAGGGAGAGCAGCAACGACTCGGCATCGCCCGGGCCGTAGTGAACCGGCCGGAGCTCCTTGTGGCCGACGAGCCGACCGGCAACCTGGATCCTGAACTTTCGCGCGAGGTGATGAAGCTGTTTCGGCGCCTGGTGGGTTACGGTGTGACCGCGCTGGTGGCCACCCACGATGTGGGGCTGATCGAATCATTGCCCGCCCGCCGAATCAGCCTGCTGAAGGGCAGGGTGGACTCCGACACTACGCCGTCATGA
- a CDS encoding FtsX-like permease family protein, which translates to MNLMRYLERHLACCRSEAVRLVRQPMGSLLTVAAIGLPLALPAGLSAVLQNMEGLAAAWGEARSFSIYLKPNVSVAVAEQLAADLQRNPAVGEVRRISPGEALAIMEGRSEFAAAIETLEENPLPWTLVIAPAPGASENEFLALQDTAATLEEVDQVRADTQWLQRMSAILALAGQAMLLILVMVLVALVVIIGNTVRLEIQRQRDAVEVMSLLGASRGYLRRPFLYQGFWYGLGGGLLAVLLVRLGLWTLGGTFADLMALYESDRALSGASWRQELAILGIGVLTGWLGAWRAVAGQLRTME; encoded by the coding sequence ATGAATCTGATGCGCTATCTCGAGCGGCACCTCGCCTGCTGCCGGTCGGAAGCCGTTCGGCTGGTTCGCCAGCCCATGGGCAGCCTGCTGACGGTGGCCGCGATCGGGCTGCCGCTGGCCCTGCCCGCGGGCCTGAGCGCGGTGTTGCAGAACATGGAGGGCCTGGCTGCGGCCTGGGGCGAAGCGCGCTCGTTTTCGATTTACCTCAAGCCGAACGTAAGCGTTGCGGTGGCCGAACAACTGGCCGCCGACCTTCAGCGCAATCCCGCCGTCGGGGAGGTTCGGCGGATCAGCCCCGGGGAAGCCCTTGCGATCATGGAGGGCCGCAGCGAGTTTGCCGCGGCGATCGAGACCCTGGAGGAAAACCCCCTGCCGTGGACGCTCGTCATAGCGCCCGCGCCGGGCGCCTCGGAGAACGAATTCCTGGCGCTGCAGGACACCGCGGCCACGCTGGAGGAAGTGGACCAGGTACGGGCCGACACGCAGTGGCTGCAGAGAATGAGCGCCATACTGGCATTGGCCGGGCAGGCAATGCTGCTGATCCTGGTCATGGTACTGGTGGCGCTTGTCGTCATCATCGGGAATACGGTAAGGCTTGAAATACAGAGGCAGCGGGACGCAGTCGAAGTGATGTCGCTGCTGGGCGCCAGCCGCGGCTACCTGCGCCGGCCGTTCCTTTACCAGGGGTTCTGGTACGGCCTGGGAGGAGGCCTGCTGGCGGTTCTGCTGGTGCGGCTGGGCCTGTGGACGCTGGGCGGTACTTTCGCCGACCTGATGGCCCTGTACGAGAGCGATCGCGCGTTGAGCGGCGCCTCGTGGCGACAGGAACTGGCGATCCTGGGGATAGGCGTACTTACCGGCTGGCTCGGCGCCTGGCGGGCGGTCGCCGGACAGCTCCGAACGATGGAGTAG
- a CDS encoding ABC transporter ATP-binding protein, whose translation MDALSLKGLAKVYPNGVEALKGIDLTVREGEFYALLGPNGAGKTTAIGIITTLVNKTAGKVRVYGHDLDTNPAAVKRCIGVTPQEVNLNMFERPMPTMMHQAGYFGLTPRQARRNAEKCLRAVRLWDERNMLTRTLSGGMKRRLMIARAMVHEPKLLILDEPTAGVDIEIRRSMWDLLQEINERGVTIILTTHYLEEAEHLCRRIAILDRGEIVVEDRMEHVLRQLPEQHFVISLQQAASPGQKFAGFQVHWRSRYEMEVEVPATRSLNEFFELLNAAGIQVLSIRHKTNRLEELFVRLTMPDLPKLPDREPGSALEQPDAAKA comes from the coding sequence GTGGACGCACTCTCCCTGAAAGGACTCGCCAAGGTCTATCCCAACGGCGTAGAGGCGCTCAAGGGCATCGATCTCACCGTGCGCGAGGGCGAATTCTACGCGCTGCTCGGCCCCAACGGCGCCGGCAAGACCACCGCCATCGGCATCATCACCACGCTGGTCAACAAGACCGCCGGCAAGGTCCGCGTGTATGGCCATGATCTCGATACGAATCCGGCCGCGGTAAAACGATGCATAGGCGTAACGCCGCAGGAAGTGAACCTCAACATGTTCGAGCGGCCGATGCCCACGATGATGCACCAGGCCGGGTACTTCGGCCTGACCCCGCGGCAGGCCCGGCGCAACGCCGAAAAGTGCCTCAGGGCGGTGCGTCTATGGGACGAGCGCAACATGCTGACCCGAACGCTTTCCGGCGGAATGAAGCGGCGCCTGATGATCGCCCGGGCGATGGTGCACGAACCGAAACTGCTGATCCTGGACGAGCCCACGGCGGGCGTGGATATCGAGATCCGCCGTTCCATGTGGGACCTTCTGCAGGAAATCAACGAACGGGGCGTGACCATCATCCTCACCACCCATTACCTCGAGGAGGCCGAACACCTTTGCCGACGTATCGCCATCCTCGACCGGGGCGAAATCGTGGTCGAGGACCGCATGGAGCATGTGTTGCGGCAGTTGCCGGAACAGCACTTCGTTATTTCATTGCAGCAGGCGGCCAGCCCGGGTCAGAAATTCGCGGGATTCCAGGTTCATTGGCGCAGCCGCTATGAAATGGAAGTGGAAGTTCCGGCAACGCGCAGTCTCAACGAGTTCTTCGAGTTGCTGAACGCCGCCGGCATACAGGTGCTGAGCATCCGCCACAAGACCAACCGGCTGGAAGAACTGTTTGTCCGCCTGACCATGCCCGACCTCCCCAAGCTGCCCGACCGCGAACCCGGGTCCGCCCTCGAACAGCCCGACGCGGCGAAGGCCTAG
- a CDS encoding arginine repressor, giving the protein MPTGTDSMARRHEVIADIIAGQTVGSQAQLGRLLAERGIRVTQSCISRDLSVIGAVKRGRAYSVASSDISEGDRQTLATYVRGLANAGPNLAIVRTATGAAQRIALFLDRCGWPEIVATVAGDDTIFVATRNRDEQQVLLARLRREMAPVSS; this is encoded by the coding sequence ATGCCAACGGGGACGGACAGTATGGCCCGCCGCCACGAGGTCATCGCGGACATCATCGCGGGTCAGACCGTGGGCAGCCAGGCGCAACTCGGCCGGCTGCTGGCGGAGCGCGGCATTCGCGTTACGCAGTCGTGCATCAGCCGTGACTTGTCTGTTATAGGCGCGGTCAAGCGGGGGCGCGCGTACTCCGTTGCGTCCTCCGATATTTCCGAGGGGGACCGGCAAACGCTTGCCACTTATGTGCGTGGCCTGGCCAACGCCGGACCCAACCTCGCGATCGTGCGCACAGCGACCGGGGCGGCCCAGCGGATAGCGCTGTTCCTCGATCGCTGCGGCTGGCCCGAGATCGTGGCAACCGTGGCCGGGGACGACACGATCTTCGTCGCCACCCGCAACCGGGACGAACAGCAGGTATTGCTGGCGCGCCTGCGCCGCGAAATGGCCCCGGTTTCTTCCTGA
- the argG gene encoding argininosuccinate synthase, translating to MSTSPIVLAYSGGLDTSFCVPWLSEKYRCPVVTLTVNTGGIDSGQAESLERRALALGARRHLLVEARPQFFDEVIRHLIAGNVRRGHTYPLCVGAERGVQAKILARTAQELGSDTVAHGCTAAGNDQFRFEMAMRALAPEITVLAPVRDESFQRREQVAYLAECGAPQLPQGGDYSINRGLWGVTIGGRETLTSAGSIPEEAWVLSAGALEDPRLPESHELEFEVGLPVAWDGEAMQPVELIETLEAAGSRFGIGRGIHLGDTILGSKGRVAYEAPAAEILLCAHRELEKLTLGAGQMRVKDTLAAVYGDLVHEGKQLDPVCRDIEAYFDSSQARVSGRVHLALQPGAVWVRGVESPHSLLAASRGVYGEKAGEWSPRDALGAARVMALPGMLHSRVGESAEGGGSDA from the coding sequence ATGAGCACATCTCCCATAGTGCTGGCCTATTCCGGCGGACTGGATACCTCGTTCTGCGTGCCCTGGCTGAGCGAGAAGTATCGGTGCCCGGTGGTCACGCTGACGGTCAATACCGGCGGCATCGATTCCGGCCAGGCCGAATCGCTGGAGCGCCGAGCCCTGGCGTTGGGCGCCCGGCGGCATCTGCTGGTGGAGGCGCGCCCGCAGTTCTTCGATGAAGTGATCCGCCATCTCATTGCCGGCAACGTGCGGCGCGGGCACACGTATCCGCTGTGCGTGGGCGCCGAGCGGGGCGTGCAGGCGAAAATCCTGGCCCGCACCGCGCAGGAGCTGGGCAGCGACACCGTGGCGCACGGCTGCACAGCCGCCGGCAACGACCAGTTCCGTTTTGAAATGGCCATGCGCGCGCTGGCGCCCGAAATTACCGTGCTGGCGCCGGTGCGCGACGAGTCCTTCCAGCGCCGTGAGCAGGTCGCGTACCTGGCCGAGTGCGGCGCGCCGCAACTTCCGCAGGGCGGCGATTACTCGATCAATCGGGGCCTGTGGGGCGTGACGATAGGCGGCCGCGAGACCCTGACTTCCGCGGGCTCCATCCCGGAAGAGGCCTGGGTGCTGTCAGCGGGTGCGCTGGAGGATCCGCGTCTCCCGGAGTCGCATGAACTGGAATTCGAGGTGGGGCTGCCGGTTGCCTGGGACGGCGAAGCCATGCAGCCCGTGGAGCTGATCGAGACGCTCGAAGCCGCCGGGAGCCGGTTCGGAATCGGCCGGGGCATCCACCTGGGCGACACGATTCTCGGCTCCAAGGGCCGGGTGGCCTACGAAGCTCCGGCCGCGGAGATACTCCTGTGCGCGCATCGCGAACTGGAAAAACTCACGCTGGGCGCGGGACAGATGCGGGTCAAGGACACGCTGGCGGCCGTCTACGGCGACCTGGTTCACGAGGGCAAGCAACTCGATCCGGTCTGCCGGGATATCGAGGCCTATTTCGACAGTTCGCAGGCGCGGGTATCGGGCCGCGTGCACCTGGCGCTGCAGCCGGGAGCCGTCTGGGTCCGCGGCGTCGAATCGCCCCATTCGCTGCTGGCCGCAAGCCGGGGCGTGTACGGGGAGAAGGCCGGGGAATGGTCTCCACGCGATGCGCTGGGCGCGGCCCGGGTCATGGCGCTGCCCGGCATGCTGCACAGTCGCGTGGGCGAATCGGCCGAAGGAGGTGGCAGCGATGCGTAG
- a CDS encoding molybdopterin-guanine dinucleotide biosynthesis protein B → MRSVVIDKMASVASGLELGRELRVGESIPSEEGVIVAVEVLNDKSSYNRLELASGRMARVRSGDIVVGALGHRKALFGYSGHLPETVKRGDVLQLLNIGGVIGVCDSVNATMGSPFDVRVLGVVLEFPYLGQRVGVPARVGGQALDGEGPGELNLGGVPVVALAGTCMNSGKTAAACAIIGRLRHEGYVVDAFKATGVSLRRDILAMEDAGARNTAIFTDFGIVSTAPENAPTLVRSMLRQMAAAAPDVILFELGDGILGAYGVEAILADDGIRSSISCLLLCASDPVAAWGGARLLKELYGIEVAAVTGPATDNQVGLDILGQRVGVPGYNALTQSAELGEFVARNVSLGRL, encoded by the coding sequence ATGCGTAGCGTAGTGATCGACAAGATGGCCTCGGTCGCCTCGGGCCTCGAACTGGGGCGCGAATTGCGCGTGGGCGAGAGCATTCCCAGCGAGGAAGGCGTGATCGTGGCCGTGGAAGTCCTGAACGACAAATCCTCGTATAACCGGCTGGAACTGGCCAGCGGCCGAATGGCGCGCGTGCGCAGCGGCGATATCGTGGTGGGCGCCCTGGGCCACCGCAAGGCCCTGTTCGGGTATTCCGGCCACCTGCCGGAGACCGTAAAGCGCGGCGACGTCCTGCAGTTGCTCAACATAGGCGGCGTCATAGGCGTGTGCGACTCCGTCAACGCCACGATGGGTTCGCCCTTCGACGTGCGCGTTCTGGGAGTGGTGCTGGAGTTCCCGTACCTGGGCCAACGGGTCGGCGTGCCCGCGCGGGTCGGTGGGCAGGCGCTGGATGGCGAGGGGCCGGGCGAACTCAACCTCGGGGGCGTTCCGGTCGTGGCCCTGGCCGGAACCTGCATGAACTCGGGCAAGACCGCGGCAGCCTGTGCGATTATCGGCCGGCTGCGGCACGAGGGCTACGTGGTGGACGCCTTCAAGGCCACCGGCGTATCGCTGCGCCGCGACATCCTCGCGATGGAGGACGCCGGCGCGCGAAATACCGCGATCTTCACCGATTTCGGGATCGTCAGCACGGCTCCGGAGAACGCACCGACCCTGGTGCGTTCGATGCTGCGGCAGATGGCGGCGGCAGCGCCCGACGTGATCCTGTTCGAGTTGGGCGACGGCATACTGGGCGCCTATGGCGTGGAGGCCATCCTCGCCGACGACGGGATACGCTCGTCCATTTCCTGCCTGCTGCTGTGCGCCAGCGATCCCGTCGCCGCCTGGGGCGGGGCGCGGCTGCTCAAGGAGCTTTACGGGATCGAGGTGGCCGCCGTTACAGGTCCGGCCACGGACAACCAGGTGGGACTGGACATCCTGGGGCAGCGGGTCGGCGTGCCGGGCTATAACGCGCTGACGCAAAGCGCGGAGCTCGGCGAGTTCGTGGCCCGCAACGTCTCGCTGGGGCGGTTATGA
- the argC gene encoding N-acetyl-gamma-glutamyl-phosphate reductase produces MSIPAVILGASGYVAGELLRILAGHPDFRIAGAISESNAGKAVESVFPNLTGIWPEFRFRPFSELDEVLGERCAVFSCAPHGASAGLIAAALKVADDRGARVRIVDASADFRFADADAYEQVYGAAHGAPELLPSFSCALPEHRPEAATRHIGHPGCFASALLLASVPLMRHGLTATPLFASGVTGSTGAGKQPLPTTHHPVRHSNMFAYRPLNHRHAPEVEAVCEAVSGVRPDLRFVPHSGPFARGIYVTMQAGLKQSVSAERIREAFADTYAEAPFVHVIDGPPKLKDVVGGNHAHIGLTADQGSVAVFVVLDNLVKGAAGGAVQWMNRLYGLEETAGLAAAGPAWT; encoded by the coding sequence ATGAGCATTCCGGCCGTAATTCTGGGCGCTTCCGGGTACGTGGCGGGCGAACTGCTGCGCATCCTCGCCGGTCATCCGGATTTCCGTATCGCCGGGGCGATTTCCGAAAGCAACGCGGGCAAGGCGGTGGAATCCGTGTTTCCCAACCTCACGGGCATCTGGCCGGAGTTTCGGTTCCGGCCCTTCTCCGAGCTGGACGAGGTGCTTGGGGAGCGTTGCGCTGTTTTTTCCTGTGCTCCGCATGGCGCAAGCGCGGGTCTGATCGCGGCAGCGCTGAAGGTGGCCGACGACCGGGGAGCCCGGGTCCGCATCGTCGATGCTTCGGCGGACTTTCGCTTCGCCGACGCGGATGCGTACGAGCAGGTTTACGGCGCAGCACATGGCGCACCGGAACTGCTGCCTTCGTTCTCTTGCGCGTTACCGGAACACCGCCCGGAGGCCGCCACGCGGCATATCGGCCATCCCGGCTGTTTCGCCAGCGCATTGCTGCTGGCGTCGGTGCCCCTGATGCGCCACGGGCTCACCGCTACGCCCCTGTTCGCCAGCGGCGTTACCGGCAGCACGGGCGCCGGCAAACAACCTCTTCCGACCACTCATCATCCGGTCCGGCATTCCAATATGTTCGCCTACCGTCCGCTCAATCACCGGCACGCGCCGGAGGTTGAGGCCGTGTGCGAGGCGGTGAGCGGCGTGCGGCCGGATCTGCGCTTCGTGCCGCACTCGGGGCCGTTCGCGCGCGGGATCTACGTGACGATGCAGGCGGGGCTCAAGCAGTCCGTCAGCGCGGAGCGCATCAGGGAGGCGTTTGCGGATACCTATGCCGAGGCTCCTTTCGTGCACGTGATCGACGGGCCGCCGAAGCTCAAGGACGTGGTTGGAGGCAACCATGCCCATATCGGGCTCACTGCGGACCAGGGTTCGGTGGCCGTCTTCGTGGTGCTGGACAATCTCGTCAAGGGTGCGGCCGGCGGCGCCGTGCAATGGATGAATCGCCTGTACGGTCTTGAGGAGACCGCGGGCCTTGCGGCCGCGGGTCCGGCGTGGACGTGA
- a CDS encoding aspartate aminotransferase family protein: MDVSVASGTAAAADVRGAEAAHLAQVYAQFPFEVVSGDGAYLNCADGRRLLDLYGGHAVCALGYGHPRLTQAIRRQAGELLFASNAVALRVRARAADKLAEFAPPGLARVFFVNSGAEANENALRLACKLTGRSRVVALEHGFHGRTAAAGAVTWGARERWYGFPGMPFDVAFAPRDNAAAATSLIDEETAAVILEPIQGLAGAFALSDEFLRDVRAACDRQGAFLIADEVQCGMGRSGLPFAISHSGVAPDMITAAKSLGAGFPCAALLMREDIAVQLGGGDLGTTFGGGPLACAAIEAVLDAMEEEQLPAQAAERERQIRSTCIAGPVTAIDGRGLLLGLKCSGGARQVRDDLLAVDILTGTSALPEWLRLMPPLNLREQEAAQLAAAVHQLGPHQEQANE; the protein is encoded by the coding sequence GTGGACGTGAGCGTCGCGTCAGGGACGGCGGCCGCCGCCGATGTGCGCGGGGCCGAGGCTGCGCACCTGGCCCAGGTGTACGCGCAATTTCCGTTCGAGGTCGTGTCGGGCGACGGCGCTTACCTCAACTGCGCCGATGGCCGCCGCTTGCTGGACCTCTACGGCGGGCACGCGGTATGCGCCCTCGGCTACGGGCATCCGCGGCTGACGCAGGCCATCCGGCGGCAGGCCGGCGAACTGCTGTTCGCCAGCAACGCGGTGGCGTTGCGCGTGCGTGCGCGCGCGGCCGACAAGCTTGCGGAGTTCGCGCCGCCGGGGCTCGCTCGGGTTTTCTTCGTCAATTCGGGGGCGGAAGCCAACGAGAACGCTCTGCGCCTGGCCTGCAAGCTCACGGGACGCTCGCGCGTGGTCGCCCTGGAGCATGGTTTTCACGGCCGCACCGCGGCCGCCGGCGCGGTAACCTGGGGCGCGCGCGAGCGCTGGTACGGGTTTCCGGGAATGCCTTTCGACGTGGCCTTCGCACCCCGCGATAACGCCGCCGCCGCGACATCTCTCATCGATGAAGAAACCGCCGCCGTCATTCTCGAGCCCATACAGGGCCTCGCGGGCGCATTCGCCCTGAGCGACGAATTCCTGCGCGACGTGCGCGCCGCCTGCGACAGGCAAGGCGCGTTCCTGATCGCCGACGAGGTGCAGTGCGGTATGGGTCGAAGCGGCCTGCCGTTCGCTATCTCGCACTCGGGCGTGGCGCCGGACATGATCACGGCCGCCAAGTCCCTGGGCGCGGGCTTTCCCTGCGCGGCGCTGCTGATGCGCGAGGATATCGCCGTCCAGCTCGGCGGCGGCGACCTGGGCACGACCTTCGGCGGCGGTCCGCTCGCCTGCGCGGCCATCGAGGCGGTGCTGGACGCGATGGAAGAGGAACAGCTTCCGGCGCAGGCCGCGGAGCGGGAGCGACAGATCCGCTCGACCTGCATTGCGGGCCCGGTCACGGCGATCGACGGGCGCGGGCTGCTGCTGGGCCTGAAATGCTCCGGCGGCGCGCGGCAGGTTCGTGACGACCTGCTTGCGGTGGACATTCTTACCGGGACCAGTGCGCTGCCCGAATGGCTGCGCCTGATGCCCCCGCTTAACCTGCGCGAACAAGAGGCGGCGCAACTGGCCGCCGCCGTGCATCAACTCGGCCCTCATCAGGAGCAGGCAAATGAGTGA
- a CDS encoding N-acetylornithine carbamoyltransferase, with product MSDIQRFDDLADFSPEQIAALLALAGRLEEHPEPEALKGKVLSLLFLNPSLRTLASFQASMTRLGGGAFVISPEMSIHGLETRPGIVMDGAAAEHVKEAVPVIASYGDALGLRAFAERRDLVEDLEDREYRSMAELVSTPLINMESAINHPCQSLADWKTMDDLGAPVSGGKFVLSWAYHPLALPLAVPAATIQMAAMRGMDVTVLRPDGFELPPQVMDKARTLAGRSGGSIRETDDRSEALDGAHVLYAKSWSSTVHYGDKHEDYQLRNRHEDWCVDEDWFAPADEDCRFMHCLPVRRNVVVSEAVLDGPRSVVVPEARNRMWVQMAVLYAMLGPGL from the coding sequence ATGAGTGACATCCAACGATTCGACGACCTTGCGGACTTTTCGCCCGAGCAGATAGCGGCGCTTCTGGCCCTGGCCGGCCGGTTGGAAGAGCATCCGGAACCGGAGGCCCTGAAAGGCAAGGTGCTGTCGCTGCTGTTTCTGAATCCATCGCTTCGAACGCTGGCTTCGTTTCAGGCTTCCATGACCCGCCTGGGCGGAGGCGCGTTCGTGATCTCGCCGGAAATGTCCATCCACGGGCTGGAGACGCGGCCCGGAATCGTGATGGACGGCGCCGCGGCCGAACACGTCAAGGAAGCGGTGCCGGTGATCGCCTCGTACGGCGACGCGCTGGGCCTGAGGGCGTTCGCCGAGCGCCGCGACCTGGTGGAGGACCTGGAAGACCGCGAGTACCGGAGCATGGCGGAGTTGGTTTCAACGCCCCTGATCAACATGGAATCGGCGATCAACCATCCCTGCCAGAGCCTGGCCGACTGGAAGACCATGGACGACCTGGGCGCCCCGGTTTCGGGGGGCAAGTTCGTCCTTAGCTGGGCCTACCATCCGCTGGCGCTTCCGCTTGCCGTGCCGGCGGCGACGATCCAGATGGCGGCCATGCGCGGAATGGACGTGACCGTGCTCCGCCCGGACGGGTTCGAGCTGCCGCCCCAGGTCATGGACAAGGCCCGTACGCTGGCCGGGCGTTCCGGGGGGTCGATCCGTGAAACGGACGACCGCTCCGAGGCGCTTGACGGCGCGCACGTCCTGTACGCCAAATCCTGGAGTTCGACGGTTCATTACGGCGACAAGCACGAGGACTACCAGTTGCGCAACCGGCACGAGGACTGGTGCGTCGACGAAGACTGGTTCGCGCCAGCCGATGAGGATTGCCGGTTCATGCACTGCCTGCCGGTGCGCCGCAACGTGGTGGTGAGCGAGGCAGTGCTCGACGGGCCGCGCAGCGTAGTTGTGCCGGAAGCGCGCAATCGGATGTGGGTGCAGATGGCCGTGCTCTACGCGATGCTGGGGCCGGGACTGTGA
- the argB gene encoding acetylglutamate kinase, with amino-acid sequence MNRSRPSGTGFGALRAAAPYLRLYRGRVFVVKLGGEVLSRSSRIEALVEQAGVLQALGVRVVIVHGGGPQSTELTERLKHKARMVAGRRVTGPEDLKVASYVLNGEVNTQLLAACRACGIPAVGLSGVDAGLVTAHRRPPVKMEDAGDEPVDFGFVGDIDEVEPAVLDLALGEGLIPVVSPLSADGEGNLLNINADTVAASLAVAIKAEKLVLTMAAPGILEDRSDPSTLLSYIDLAGLRKLREQGSLGDGMLPKATAIESAITGGVPRVHLVSGSTQDALLREVFTNEGCGTLVVRSIDALSAAEQEAAK; translated from the coding sequence GTGAACCGCTCGCGTCCGAGCGGCACCGGCTTCGGGGCGCTGCGGGCCGCGGCGCCGTATCTGCGCTTGTACCGTGGCCGCGTTTTCGTCGTGAAGCTGGGTGGCGAGGTCTTGAGCCGCAGCAGCCGCATAGAAGCTCTGGTCGAGCAGGCCGGGGTCCTGCAGGCGCTGGGCGTGCGGGTGGTGATCGTGCACGGCGGAGGACCGCAGTCGACCGAACTGACCGAGCGCCTGAAACACAAGGCGCGGATGGTGGCCGGCCGCCGCGTAACCGGGCCGGAAGACCTGAAGGTGGCCTCGTACGTGCTGAACGGCGAGGTCAACACGCAATTGCTCGCCGCCTGCCGGGCCTGCGGTATCCCCGCGGTCGGCCTGTCCGGGGTCGACGCCGGCCTGGTGACGGCCCATCGCCGCCCGCCGGTGAAGATGGAAGACGCGGGCGACGAACCGGTGGATTTCGGCTTTGTGGGGGACATCGACGAAGTCGAGCCGGCGGTTCTGGATCTTGCCCTCGGGGAAGGCCTGATTCCGGTCGTAAGCCCGCTGTCGGCCGACGGCGAGGGCAATCTGCTGAATATCAATGCCGACACCGTGGCCGCTTCGCTGGCGGTCGCCATCAAGGCGGAGAAACTGGTTCTCACGATGGCCGCGCCAGGCATACTCGAGGATCGCTCCGATCCGTCCACGCTGTTGTCGTATATCGATCTCGCCGGATTGCGCAAGCTACGCGAACAGGGATCGCTGGGCGACGGCATGCTGCCCAAGGCCACGGCCATCGAATCCGCCATCACGGGCGGTGTTCCGCGGGTTCACCTGGTGTCCGGGAGCACGCAGGACGCGTTGCTGCGCGAAGTATTCACCAACGAAGGATGCGGAACGCTGGTCGTGCGCAGCATCGATGCGCTCTCCGCGGCGGAGCAGGAGGCGGCGAAATAA